One window from the genome of Aricia agestis chromosome 6, ilAriAges1.1, whole genome shotgun sequence encodes:
- the LOC121728052 gene encoding chymotrypsin-2-like → MAERSKALRSVSSEFYSSEDKREDWERIVGGTKAPNGSVPYQVSLRMWGVRHFCGASVVTPKVILTAAHCVEGMRPQFMRAVVGTNQLRAGGKSYSIRKIVSHEEYDGDVIVNDIAIVFTNKEIQFSETVDAVELNDEPVEAGEELLLTGWGTTSYPGRVPNDLMQLELKAVSYEDCKAAHESVNAVFETQICAISKEGEGACHVHSYMPWIEKTLLADDEEHLVFLNNKTRIRRTNRHRSLAYQRYNLL, encoded by the exons ATGGCCGAGCGGTCTAAGGCGCTGCGTTCAG TGTCTTCAGAGTTCTACTCGTCGGAAGATAAGCGCGAGGACTGGGAACGCATAGTCGGTGGTACCAAGGCGCCAAATGGCTCCGTGCCTTACCAGGTGTCATTACGAATGTGGGGCGTGCGACACTTCTGCGGCGCCTCTGTCGTGACTCCAAAAGTTATACTGACTGCTGCACATTGTGTTGAAGG AATGAGACCCCAATTCATGAGAGCGGTCGTCGGTACCAACCAGCTGCGCGCGGGCGGAAAGTCGTACAGCATCAGGAAAATCGTGTCGCACGAGGAATACGACGGCGACGTGATCGTTAACGACATAGCAATAGTGTTCACTAACAAGGAGATACAGTTCAGTGAAACGGTTGATGCTGTTGAGCTGAACGATGAGCCGGTTGAGGCTGGAGAGGAATTGCTGCTTACTGGATGGGGAACTACTTCG TATCCAGGTCGGGTGCCCAACGACCTCATGCAGCTGGAGCTGAAGGCGGTCTCGTACGAGGACTGCAAGGCCGCGCATGAGAGCGTCAACGCCGTCTTCGAGACTCAGATCTGTGCCATATCCAAGGAGGGTGAAGGAGCCTGCCAT GTGCACTCCTACATGCCTTGGATCGAGAAGACCCTGCTCGCTGATGATGAAGAGCATCTAGTGTTTCTGAACAACAAGACGAGAATAAGGCGAACTAATAGACACAGATCACTCGCTTATCAAAGATACAATCTCTTATAA
- the LOC121728053 gene encoding chymotrypsin-2-like, with protein sequence MLQLVVLLLVFTPMLVSKDLRTKRMQDAAEVPNTAAPYMASLHVTFKSGEKFVCGGSIITVRAILTAAHCLKKDLKPTQLRAVVGTEQLDSGGQSYGIDKIVSHEKYLEGDSNANDIAIMFTDKDIQFSDRVQPVELNDEPPKVGEELRVSGWGEIYEDGPLSNDLLELRVKVVRCPKGVAEYSDTMICAKPGPGQGICSGDSGGPLVDLKGERQVGIVSAGPTPCATGFPDQYTSVHALLPWIKKTLLDNDHDSNDYDGNESLDNDKQDQQNTTDAYDDDDSRDDDNDEQDPQDRTDEYDNDNDSVDNESCEKKT encoded by the exons ATGTTGCAGTTGGTGGTGCTTTTGTTGGTGTTCACACCTATGTTGG TGTCCAAGGATTTACGTACCAAGCGCATGCAAGACGCCGCAGAGGTGCCCAATACTGCAGCGCCGTATATGGCGTCGCTGCACGTCACTTTCAAGTCGGGTGAGAAGTTTGTGTGCGGCGGATCCATCATCACAGTAAGGGCCATACTCACCGCTGCGCATTGCTTAAAGAagga TCTGAAACCGACGCAACTGAGAGCGGTCGTCGGAACTGAACAGCTAGACTCCGGTGGCCAGTCCTACGGGATCGACAAAATAGTGTCCCATGAGAAATATCTCGAAGGAGACTCCAATGCAAACGATATAGCGATTATGTTCACTGATAAGGATATACAGTTCAGTGATAGAGTGCAACCTGTAGAGCTGAACGATGAGCCCCCGAAGGTGGGAGAGGAGTTGAGGGTCTCGGGATGGGGCGAGATT TACGAGGATGGGCCGTTATCGAACGACCTATTGGAGCTGAGAGTGAAGGTAGTCCGTTGCCCAAAAGGCGTAGCGGAATACTCAGACACCATGATCTGTGCCAAACCCGGGCCAGGACAAGGCATTTGCTCG GGTGATTCTGGTGGACCTTTGGTTGACTTAAAAGGTGAAAGACAGGTAGGAATCGTATCGGCTGGGCCTACGCCGTGTGCTACAGGATTTCCAGACCAGTATACAAGT GTACACGCCCTTTTACCTTGGATAAAGAAGACATTGCTTGATAATGATCATGATAGTAATGATTACGATGGCAACGAATCTCTTGATAATGATAAACAAGATCAACAGAATACTACTGATGCTTACGATGACGATGATTCTCGCGATGATGACAATGATGAACAAGATCCACAGGATAGAACTGATGAATATGATAACGACAATGATAGTGTTGACAATGAATCTtgcgaaaaaaaaacttaa
- the LOC121728054 gene encoding transmembrane protease serine 9-like: MFSLVVILLATTPLLVSSKSALRVEGGRKALNDSIPHQVSLRLKGFGHDCGGSIITPQAILTAAHCVTSTKPDQWEAVVGTNQLNAGGQTYSVRKIVAHEKYNDKGNRGINDIAIMFTDKDIQFNDRVQPVELNDELPKVGEELRVSGWGFTTPNGQVVNDLMELLENIVISYEDCKALMRDYNLPIYETHVCTMVGAGKGSCYGDSGGPLTQVAGKKLVGIVSEGISCGTGLPDINTSVYSYVPWIKKTLGDDGHYAEENVYIDFDSSVETKPDQWEAVVGTNQLNAGGQTYGIRKIVAHEKFDKTTYRHDIAIVFTDEDIQFSDRVQPIELNDEPVQEGEELLVSGWGQLYAGGPTPNNLMELYVNVVSYTDCKSVLATKKPIYKTEICALAEPGRGSCSGDSGGPLAEVTGRKLVGIVSSAIPCGTGVPDLYTNVYSYLPWIKKTLLREEMTINAFLKVSFFILIPYKMFTLLVLLLATTPIFVSSQPALRIAGGKMALNGSIPYQVSLRLDGFGHICGGSIITPQAILTAAHCVKFTEPDQWEAVVGTNQLNAGGQTYGIRKIVAHEKYNNKGNFGINDIAIMFTDEDIQFSDKVQPVGLNDEPPKVGEELRVSGWGLPSPDKPGPNDLMELFVNVVSYEDCKAALDPHDIPVYKTHVCALAGPGKGSCKGDSGGPLAEVTGKKVVGIVSEGVPCATGVPDLYTSVS, encoded by the exons ATGTTCAGCTTGGTTGTAATTCTGTTGGCGACAACACCTTTACTTG TGTCTTCGAAGTCAGCGTTGCGCGTTGAGGGCGGCAGAAAAGCTCTCAATGACTCTATACCGCATCAGGTGTCGCTTCGCTTGAAGGGATTCGGACACGACTGCGGCGGTTCCATCATCACACCACAGGCTATATTGACCGCTGCGCATTGTGTTACATC GACAAAACCTGACCAGTGGGAAGCTGTTGTCGGTACCAACCAACTCAACGCCGGTGGTCAGACCTACAGCGTCAGGAAGATAGTGGCCCACGAGAAGTACAACGACAAAGGAAACCGCGGCATTAACGACATAGCGATTATGTTTACTGATAAGGATATACAGTTCAATGACAGAGTGCAGCCTGTAGAGCTGAACGATGAGCTCCCAAAGGTGGGAGAGGAGTTGCGAGTTTCGGGATGGGGATTTACG ACCCCTAATGGACAAGTGGTGAACGACCTCATGGAACTCCTTGAGAATATAGTAATCTCTTACGAAGACTGCAAGGCCCTAATGCGTGACTATAATCTACCTATCTACGAGACACACGTCTGCACAATGGTCGGGGCAGGCAAAGGTTCTTGCTAC GGTGATTCTGGAGGGCCCTTGACTCAAGTGGCTGGGAAAAAACTGGTAGGCATCGTTTCTGAAGGGATATCGTGTGGTACAGGATTACCAGATATCAATACAAGT GTATACTCCTACGTTCCATGGATAAAGAAGACCTTAGGTGACGATGGACACTATGCTGAAGAAAATGTTTATATTGATTTTGACTCTAGCGTAGA AACAAAACCTGACCAGTGGGAAGCTGTTGTCGGTACGAACCAACTCAACGCCGGTGGTCAGACCTACGGCATCAGGAAGATAGTGGCCCACGAGAAGTTCGATAAAACGACTTACAGACATGATATAGCGATTGTGTTCACCGATGAGGACATACAGTTCAGTGACAGAGTGCAGCCTATTGAGCTAAACGATGAGCCGGTGCAGGAGGGAGAGGAGTTGCTAGTCTCGGGATGGGGACAACTT tacgCAGGCGGACCAACACCAAACAACCTCATGGAGTTGTATGTGAATGTGGTCTCATATACGGATTGCAAGAGCGTACTTGCGACTAAAAAACCAATCTACAAGACCGAAATCTGCGCACTGGCTGAACCTGGCAGAGGCTCTTGCTCT GGAGATTCTGGAGGCCCATTGGCTGAAGTAACTGGGAGAAAACTGGTAGGCATCGTATCTTCAGCGATACCGTGTGGTACAGGAGTACCAGATCTTTATACAAAT GTGTATTCCTACCTACCTTGGATCAAAAAGACGTTGTTACGTGAGGAAATGACGATAAACGCTTTTCTGAAAGT atcGTTTTTCATACTCAttccatacaaaatgtttaCCTTGCTAGTACTTTTGTTGGCGACCACACCTATATTTG TGTCATCGCAGCCAGCGTTGCGCATTGCGGGCGGCAAGATGGCTCTCAATGGCTCCATACCGTATCAAGTGTCGCTTCGCCTGGATGGATTCGGACACATCTGCGGCGGTTCTATAATCACACCGCAGGCTATATTGACCGCTGCGCATTGCGTTAAATT CACAGAACCTGACCAGTGGGAAGCTGTTGTCGGCACCAACCAACTCAACGCCGGTGGTCAGACCTATGGCATCAGGAAGATAGTGGCCCACGAGAAGTACAACAACAAAGGAAACTTCGGCATAAACGACATAGCGATTATGTTCACTGATGAGGACATACAGTTCAGTGACAAAGTGCAGCCTGTGGGGCTGAACGATGAGCCTCCGAAAGTGGGAGAGGAGTTGAGGGTTTCGGGATGGGGATTACCT tCCCCTGATAAACCAGGACCAAACGACCTCATGGAGCTGTTTGTGAATGTGGTATCTTACGAGGACTGCAAGGCTGCACTTGATCCCCATGACATACCAGTCTACAAAACCCATGTCTGCGCACTGGCCGGACCAGGCAAAGGTTCTTGCAAA GGTGATTCTGGTGGGCCCTTGGCTGAAGTAACTGGGAAAAAAGTGGTAGGCATCGTATCTGAAGGGGTACCGTGTGCTACAGGAGTACCAGATCTCTACACAAGTGTAagttaa
- the LOC121727851 gene encoding chymotrypsin-2-like translates to MFNLVVLLLATTPIFVSSQSVLRIAGGNKAFSGSIPYQVSLRLKGFGHDCGGSIITPRAILSAAHCFETTKPDQWEAVVGTNQLNAGGQTYGIRKIVAHEKFDKTTYRHDIAIVFTDEDIQFSDRVQPIELNDEPVQEGEELLVSGWGQLYAGGPTPNNLMELYVNVVSYTDCKSVLATKKPIYKTEICALAEPGRGSCSGDSGGPLAEVTGRKLVGIVSSAIPCGTGVPDLYTNVYSYLPWIKKTLLREEMTINAFLKVFTSLFKH, encoded by the exons ATGTTTAACTTGGTAGTACTTTTGTTGGCGACAACACCTATATTTG TGTCATCACAGTCAGTGTTGCGTATTGCGGGCGGCAACAAGGCTTTCAGTGGCTCCATACCGTATCAGGTGTCGCTTCGCCTGAAGGGATTCGGACACGACTGCGGCGGATCCATCATCACACCACGGGCTATATTGAGCGCTGCCCATTGTTTTGAAAC AACAAAACCTGACCAGTGGGAAGCTGTTGTCGGTACGAACCAACTCAACGCCGGTGGTCAGACCTACGGCATCAGGAAGATAGTGGCCCACGAGAAGTTCGATAAAACGACTTACAGACATGATATAGCGATTGTGTTCACCGATGAGGACATACAGTTCAGTGACAGAGTGCAGCCTATTGAGCTAAACGATGAGCCGGTGCAGGAGGGAGAGGAGTTGCTAGTCTCGGGATGGGGACAACTT tacgCAGGCGGACCAACACCAAACAACCTCATGGAGTTGTATGTGAATGTGGTCTCATATACGGATTGCAAGAGCGTACTTGCGACTAAAAAACCAATCTACAAGACCGAAATCTGCGCACTGGCTGAACCTGGCAGAGGCTCTTGCTCT GGAGATTCTGGAGGCCCATTGGCTGAAGTAACTGGGAGAAAACTGGTAGGCATCGTATCTTCAGCGATACCGTGTGGTACAGGAGTACCAGATCTTTATACAAAT GTGTATTCCTACCTACCTTGGATCAAAAAGACGTTGTTACGTGAGGAAATGACGATAAACGCTTTTCTGAAAGTGTTTACTTCATTATTCAAACATTAG
- the LOC121727850 gene encoding uncharacterized protein LOC121727850 encodes MELKIVLLALCVGFVCGASYKAAVVDKSIEFNENKAVSMIEQAAQLNVDFLMLPEMVASSTKIRQLSDAAKEASIYVTAQILDNTISGTKTNYLFDRNGTVISNPSDTFLADFGVIFSLVNVEDLLMTDAGARNVIAFGSAPTQFLYALQSSGAWAYTTRSNLITARAIYGGQTHKHGGLVVAELNSDRPNTFEEQNHHITDLSQVTSEPLRGSGRKQVCHEEFCCDFDITTKSALALPYSLVSYSGVQDIGAGPVRVETCALVACSGQQESCFEELERNKTNVFEKLTISAYFSANSKQYPVVISSDVTFDDVTFIQRNQSNHASVELIRKQITSLGIFGISKDLETQDMRASDDMSELFDYLWIRLRVAIFIISIYVLEMM; translated from the exons atggAACTGAAAATAGTGTTGCTCGCCCTCTGTGTTGGTTTTGTTTGTGGTGCG agcTACAAAGCAGCGGTAGTGGACAAGTCAATAGAGTTTAACGAGAACAAAGCGGTGTCAATGATAGAACAGGCAGCACAATTG aatGTGGACTTTTTGATGCTGCCTGAGATGGTGGCTAGTAGCACGAAG ATAAggcagctctctgatgctgctAAGGAGGCCAGTATCTACGTCACAGCGCAGATACTGGACAATACTATAAGCGGTACTAAAACCAACTACTTGTTCGACAGAAACGGAACAGTTATTAG TAATCCCAGTGACACCTTCCTCGCTGACTTCGGTGTCATATTCAGTCTGGTGAATGTGGAGGATCTGCTGATGACTGATGCTGGAGCGAGGAACGTCATTGCGTTTGGCTCTGCACCAACTCAGTTCTTATATG CTCTTCAATCCTCTGGTGCATGGGCGTACACCACTCGGTCCAACCTGATCACCGCCCGCGCCATCTACGGCGGACAGACACACAAACATGGCGGATTAGTGGTCGCCGAGTTGAACAGTG ATCGTCCTAACACCTTTGAAGAACAGAATCACCACATTACCGACCTCAGTCAGGTCACATCAGAGCCTCTACGCGGGTCTGGCAGGAAGCAGGTCTGCCACGAGGAGTTCTGCTGTGATTTTGACATCACAACCAAATCTG CATTAGCGCTACCATATTCGCTGGTGTCGTACAGTGGCGTACAAGACATTGGCGCTGGACCGGTCAGAGTGGAGACCTGCGCTCTGGTGGCTTGTTCTGGACAACAGGAGTCGTGCTTTGAAGA GTTGGAAAGAAATAAAACCAACGTCTTCGAAAAGCTGACAATCAGTGCGTACTTCAGCGCTAACTCCAAGCAATATCCAGTTGTCATCTCATCTGATGTCACTTTTGATGACGTCACCTTTATCCAAAGGAACCAGTCCAACCACGCCTCTGTTGAATTAATCAGGAAGCAAATCACTAGCTTAGGCATTTTCGGAATCTCTAAAGACCTGGAAACGCAGGACATGCGGGCTAGTGATGACATGTCTGAACTCTTCGACTACCTCTGGATTAGGTTGCGTGTTGCTATTTTCATCATATCCATTTATGTATTGGAAATGATGTAA